A stretch of DNA from Arctopsyche grandis isolate Sample6627 chromosome 6, ASM5162203v2, whole genome shotgun sequence:
acCAAATACGGAATTGGTCGTCGCTCGTTCGGCGTTTAAAGATAATTCGTCTTTTTATATGTTGAACGGTAAGCGGGTTCATTTCAAAGAAGTGGCTAAAGTTCTTAAATCGCACGGAATCGATCTGGTTCACAATCGCTTCCTTATACTTCAAgtatgttttcaatttttaccGACGTGTGAATGTATTACTTTATTGATTTAACattaacgtttttttttgtgtttttttacaGGGCGAAGTTGAGCAAATTGCAATGATGAAAGCCAAAGCTCAAAACGAGCACGAAACTGGTATGTTAGAATATTTAGAAGACATAGTTGGTACTTCTAGGTTTaaggtttgtatattttttgttacatttGTTATATGGTTGATAATTCTATTTAATGTTCcattttttccttatatttaggAACCGATTGAAAAATTATCAGTTCACGTTGAAGATTTGTCTGAAGCTCgtaaagaaaaattgaacagaGTTAGACTTGTCGAGGCAGAAAAACAAAAACTCGAAGGGCCGATGAAAGAAGCAATGGagcaattgaatattttaaacaattttaccAGAGCTAAAAATACACTGctccaaaaatatatgtaagattttgtataatattttggttttcttaaaaaaaaatggcaaacaatTTATGTTGAATTCAATTTTAGACACTCTACGAATAAAAAGGTTCAATTGACTTTAGCAGACAAAGAAAAGTATCAAGATTCTTTGAAAGAACTCGATGATAATATGACTGAAGTAAGAAGTGAAAAagacgaaaaaaacaaatttctcACTGAGAAAAATAAGTATGTGTATGCCTTTTCCTTTTAAGTGTGTAATTTAAACGAAtgtgatttttatattattttattttgcagaaaatatgaaaatttggaAAAACGGAAAGAGGAGTTGAACGATACGTTCAGGAAGATGAAATCAAAAGATGTGACGTTACAAACAAATACAACAGAAATGTCCAAAAGGAAGAAAAATATTGAAGGAGTACTTGAACAGGAGAAAGGAAAATTGATCAATTTTGAACAGGTTTTTACATTTGTTGTAGACGATTTCTATTTATTGTAAtcaattgtttttgttttaaatttgaatgtgtGTTTTAGATTCCAGAAAAAAGTAGGCGGGATATTGAAGAATGTAAACAGTTGATGGAAAAACTCAGCGAGGAAAAGGAAACCCAAGAAGAAGACCTCAAAGAATTCATGAAGACTATGAggttattatatattgaattattacattaattatacgcatataatataatatgttgaagaaaatttatatttaaatatacagttCGGAAACTAAAGGCCTCCAAGAGCACAAAGACAAGGAACAGTCCCGCCTAATTGAACTCACTAAAATTAGAGACGAAACTAAGAAGAATTTCAAATTAGCCGAGTCcgaattgaaaatatacatgagCACTGAAGAAAGCGAAAAAGAAAAGTTGGCAGATTATAAAAAGTCTTTGGAAGACGCCATATATGAAGTTCAAGATAACAAAacgtacattatacatacatacatcattattCAAAATCGTTTTGTCTTTTCATGTAAAGAATAATCAACGTAACATTTTCCACAGCAAATTCAATGATATAACCAAAATTCTACCGAAGAAGGAAATCGCCTTGAAAGAGGCAAAAACCACTTACGCCACACTGAAAGAAGACGAGACAAAATTGAGCAACAAAATGCGAAATCTTAGAAATCAAGTTGAAGAGTCGAAGAATGCATTCAGCGCTAATAAACACTCGAACATGATGCTGGACGCTTTGATGAATCAAAAGCGGACCGGAGCGATTCCGGGAATATTTGGACGACTGGTAcgcattcatatatacatatgtatgtatttgaagcaCTTCTGTACAAATAGATTTGacgttttatttcaattttagggTGATCTCGGAGCTATAGATCAAAAGTACGACGTTGCGATATCGACGTGTTGTCCGACTTTGGATAATTTAGTCGTTGACACGGCGAGCACTGCTCAAAAATGCatcgaatttttgaaagcgaACAATCTCGGAAGAGCTACGTTTATCGCTGCCGAAAAGCAGGAGCATTTACGGCAGTATTTCAACGCAAATACGAGTTTGTAAGTAGATTTACAAGTGTATTTGCCGATATCGCATCGTATTATATGCTAATTATGGTTTTTTTCAGTCCTGAAAATGCTCCGAGACTGTTTGATCTTGTTCGCGTGTCCGATGATAGGATTAAGCCGGTATTCTATTACGCCTTGCACGATACTTTGGTGGCGAACGATATTGACCAAGCTTCGAGGATTTCTTTTCATGGGAAGCGGCATAGAGTTGTCACTCTTGGTGGCGAAGTCTTCGAAGTCGTCGGTTAGTGTgaggtttattattttaaacatcgttttgatttgattttcttTGGTTAAggttgtatgtttttttttaggtaCTATCAGCGGTGGTGGAAATACGGTGATACGTGGGAAAATTGGTTCAAAAGTACAAATTGATGATAGCGTTGATCCTGCCGTGCTTCAAGCGCAAGAGAGGGAACTTGTTAGCGTTGGAGAAAAGTGTGTTTTagttttatgaatttttttttatataattttctatgtatgtatgttttaactATGGAATTAATTTTAGATTGAATGATATGCGAGCTCAGATTCCTGAATTGGAGCAAAAGATTTCTTCACTCACTAGAGAGTGCTCTGAACTGAAGTTTCAAAAAGATAAACTTGCTATTGAGTGTAAAAGCTTAGAAGAGCGTATTCCATTATTGAAGGTGAGTGTTTCTTACAgagtacaatacatataaaggAGACAGTTTGTTCCAGTTTTAACCCAAGCAGAGCTAGATACCTTCATTAGTTTGCCGGCGCAGTAAAACATGTATAGTTATTGAACTAATATGGCACCAAATAATTGTCAACAATGATTAAAACAGTGACCCCCACCAGtttcaccgaacccttcttaattggcaccCGAATTGCCATTGGTCTTGACCTCCGCCAAACCCCTGAGACTGACTCaccgaacccctggggttcgatcgaacccaggttaagaaccactggatTAGAAGTATATCGTGGGTATACGTGAGATGAAGTCCGGACCTAATTTAATTCGTGCGTAGACAATAATTACGCCAGGTTAGCCTGATTGGCCTTATATATGTCCAGACAATGGACATGTTAGAGTAGTTTAAGGGATTGCGAAGGCTGTGCTCTGCATTTTGCCTTTTAAAAataggtacacacggtagatcaaggACTCTTCAGCGAGCGGTTGTTCTATGTGGACCTCTCGAGTCAAAGAATAAATGCTGTGGAACGACTTTGGCTTTTAATTTTGATCCTGAACTCTCACCTCTACGTGTAACAGAAGCTACTTTTTAGATGCCCACAATTTTAGCagtttattttgtgttataagATTgctgtagtacatatgtaactgtTTTTTTAGACGCAAATTAAAGAACagacagataaagtaaaaaattgtgCTGTCGATCTTAAACACAAGTCTTCCATGGAAAAGAAGACGAAGGATCTTGAGTTGTATTTTGAAAAAGCGAATTTGGATTGCGAAAAggtgattttcaattttttctattgttatttttgaaggaatttaattgttttaagtgTTATAAATCCATTATTTTAAggttgaaaaaattgttaatgAAATACACGAGAAAATAGTGAGTGCCGGAAGTGGAAAATATAAGAAGCTACAGACCGGCATTGATGAGCTTGTGCAAAGAATTGATAAAGTTCAAAAAGAAATAACTAGGCTCAATGTTGCTATCAAAACTAGCGAACGGTAAGTTTTATTgtgttatttatattgttattctattgttttcatttatttatttattatttttatattaggaATGGTAAAAAGTCTACAGAAAAGATCGATCAAATGGAAAAAGAAATAAGCGATCTTGAAGAAAAACTCAAAAAGATAAAAGAAGAGAAAAAGGAACTCACTCTAGATGGAGCCAAAATACAAAAATGCTtggaagaggtatgttttttttagttttatatttatattcataagttctgttatgtattttacttactataatatatatatattcattatatcAGATTGAAGAACAACTATCAGAACGAAATTCAGAATTTGGCGATTTGAAAGAGGAAATTACAAAACTGACTAAACAAGAGAATAAGCTGAAGAGTGATCGCTTGGAAATCACTAGCAATATAGCCAAAGTAGAAAAGGCTGCCGACGATTTGAAGTCCAAGATTCCGAGTTGGAAACGAGAGGTTAATTAGCATCTATATAATCAGTTTTGTTGTAAGTAAATGCTAAGGATGGGATTTCATTTTGAATCAATATTTTAGTTGGCTTCTTTGCTTCTCGAAACTGTGGATATACCGGGACAAGAACCGCCCTCTCCGCTATCCCAACACACTCCTGAAGAATTGGATTGTTTCAAAGTTGACGAACTGCAAAGCAAAGTTGCCATCCAAGAGGAGAGACTCGGCGATCAGAAGCCTAACTTGCAAGCTATATTGGTAATCATAATAATAgacaaacaaatttaaatcataaaatactattatatatttggataaccaccgagaggttgcggtgacacgacaactcgttcacagattttccgtaaactgatgatgcgctccaggcattacgtatacggccatctctttctcaccccgtctgttcaccatgatctcgtttactccgccattacgtatgcagtcatctctttcacagaccaatttttcaccgataacagacggtctgtgaaagagatggctgcatacgtaatggcatagtaaacaagatcatggtgaacagacggggtgagaaagagatggccgtatacgtaatgcctggagcgcatcatcggtttacggaaaatctgtgaacgagttgtcaggtaaccagaGGTTGCCAGGtacgatcccgtgggttgatctcgattgaaaagaatatattccgagtattatctgtagagctgctggtcagatcgttttcaatcagagtttgctaagTTATCTAATTAATTGTTCAAACGCTTCCttatcaaattagcaaaaaccatcctaccctccactatttgaatatgattctgtctccattatttgaatatgatttcaaaatttacaatccataaatttatatatgtacaagtttaataccatagatgtcgctcaggggcaacttGTATATggcatcatggaaaaatataaaattggatcCGTCAGCTATGCTGACTTCttgctataaaaaaaatatattgttaatttttttaggAATATAAAGCAAAAGAAGAATCATATCTACAACGAGCTAATGAATTAGAAGAGATCACAAATAAACGTAACGAAGCTCGCAATATTCACGACGAGCTTCGCAAGAAACGGCATAACGAATTCTTAGCCGGGTTTAATACGATAACGGCGAAGCTTAAAGAGATGTATCAGATGATTACATTAGGCGGTGATGCCGAGTTGGAGCTGGTCGATTCTTTGGATCCGTTCACAGAAGGAATCGTATTCAGGTAACgattgtaattaataaatagtTAACAACTACCATCTATTTTTGAATGTAATAcagttttatattgaaattttagcgTCCGTCCACCGAACAAGTCCTGGAAGACCATATCAAACCTTTCCGGTGGTGAAAAGACGCTCAGTTCCCTGGCTCTGGTCTTCGCCCTTCACTACTACAAGCCGACGCCGCTTTACGTCATGGACGAAATTGATGCAGCTCTCGATTTCAAGAACGTCTCTATAGTCGCCAACTATATCAAGGTTAGACTAATTAAAACTCGGTTTGTTTCATTgcatcaataaatatatatttataaatgtacatgtgttatgtataatatttcaggAAAGGACAAAGAACGCTCAATTCATCATCATCTCTCTGCGGTACAACATGTTCGAGCTGGCCAACAGATTAGTCGGAATCTACAAGACCAATGATTGCACCAAATCCGTCACCATACAAAACAATCCTGGTCTAGCAGTGTCCAATGAAGCAAACGCTAGATCGACTTAAAAATTTATGCcatatacgtatttttaattacattgtaaataatggaaataatgtaaaaaataattccctttttttaatgttttatttttattgaatgataaaaattacaatagtctaaaacatttgaattttttttttcacgtttaatttaaatgcattttttaatcatataaaaattatattttcaaacaatacttgaaaatattcatacacatgtatgtatctatgtatattttaaatgaaggAACAATTTATGATGAAATCAAttcctacgtatgtatgtatatatttggttAAGTGATAACAATAAACATGGTGCTTTGAAAAGCAGCGATGGCGTACATTGACAGGAATGTAATGAAAACGTCAAGATTCGCGTGTAGATATGACAAAAATGTCGAGTGATGATGATTAGACGAGGCGTGCAAAATGTGTCTAGGCGCATGGTGAACGTTAACAGTCTGATGATGATAAATTAGAATGCGATTAACAGTGAATGtaagcaacaatataaaacgacaGTGGCGGTCGGCGCTATTACGCTTGAGGCATCAGTATCATGACCTCAGGCTTCAGATAGACGTCGCGCTGCTCCGACTTATCGATCTCTTCGGCGACGCTTGGATCCCAAGCGAAGATCAGCATGGTCGCTGGCACCAATCGCAAGTCGATCAGCGTCCTGTCCGAGTCGTCGTCTAGGGATAGTTTGTTGCCGCCTGGAGATATCAGAACAAACGGTAGACCTTCGTGCTCGAGATTTTCACTGACGAAGGAGTACACCTCGGCGAGCTTTTCGTACACGGAGAATGTTCCCTGAgaatagtttaaaattttagttCGTTTGATATTGTCTCTTGATTTTGTAGAATTGTGAGATTATTGTACCTGCAGGAGGATGCCGTCCGGAAACCGTATCCTCAGAACGGCGTATCTGTATTTTCTAAATTCGCGCAGTTCGTCTTTTTCTCTCATAGCTTTGGTGCGCAGCATGAGACTTTTTTCCATTGCTTCAGTCCTATAATTTCAATGTTTATGTAAGTACttataagtaaatataaaagGACGGAAAAAAAAACGGTGTCACAACATATCACTCAACGACATATagctctattatattatattcaccgATAAAACGTTCacgaaattattattaaataatgtgaGCGTAAGCGTTTTATCTGTGAATATAATGTCCGTGAGTGTTATGTCTAGTCTTCGGGGGTAGAGTTTCGATTTCACAAGAAAAAGggtttactattgtcctacaaagctagggcaaaaaaaagttgacaatagtgaacccttTTGCGTGAGCGTTTTATCTGTGAGTAAAATGTCCATGGGCGTTTTGTCGCGGAaccgaaaaaaatgtataggacACGACATCATTAAATGAAGGGCGCAGACACAGTGATACgcagcacgtgttttatttttagatcgccatagcacgcctgatctatgctatggcgatCCAGGCTAAAGGTCACCCCCTGGCgtgttttcggtaatattttatctttgtattgacagtgatcgataatggtgattcccatatttgtagGAATGTTGGAGAAACATGTCGAAataatcgtacgaattaataatgatataACACACGCCTATTCACAGtgggagtctacctaggcatgccgtgccaTAAGATTCATTGTGTCTTAAATTAAGTATAGTTAGGTACATTTGGAGTGGTGATTCCCAACCAGGGCCTGTGAGAATATGAAAAAGGTTGCTTAAGCTAATGATTTTTATTCAAGATTATGGATTAAGAGCCAAATAATggttaaatagaaatatttaaagggTTTctccaaacaaaataaaaaagatgGATGATTACCAGCCTATAAGACAAGAAACGAAAAAATGAGATTTTTGGACTATTCACATTCTGACTTGCCATTTCGCACCACTATGAAGTATGTCACTGAACGCTATTCTACGAATGACGTTTTTTTGAAACGGAGTTGTCCTAGAGACATTTTTCGAATCGCAATTCATCAAATGACACATTGTTTGAATGCGTATTATTGCCAAGTTTCAAGCCAGTGGTAATGTGTTTAATAATAAAGTTATTTTTCGACGCgatatcaacattttttttttttttgtagctacatattatattttatacttacgTGTATTATATAGCAACcattaattgtacatatttacatataaaattattatataaaaaagcaaTAAACCATGTAGCGTTAGGGAATTAATAAAGTTATACAAGgttgttttaaataaacatgaaaTTATCAATACAAAAGTTCTATATATCTATCaacttaataattaatattcgaACAATTTGTCATTCGAAGATTTTGTTGATCGAAAAATGTGTCTATCGAACGACTTGTGCTTCGATAAATTGCCATTCGAGTAATTCACTTCGACCGATTGATTTCAAAGAATTAGCCTAGAATCCTATGAActatatatttgtatcaaaacAGATCAGCAAAAAAGGATCCAATGAAGTTAAGTAATATTTtcggctttttttttaaaatcttaaattaagagggctgtacacccgaaaccttaattttgttaccgttcctttcttcgatatatatatattgagtgtatgtatatattgagtgaatgcgacaatatatatatatcaatatatatattgagtgaatgcgacagttgcgcttcgaccagataaaacgtattttaaattgacaaaatcgaggtttcgtattctcctattttctcctccaaagctggaccaatttttaaaaaaatttcatctacggtatgagaaagatactttctgtgcatctgtcggcgtatttttttaaaaatcgatcgttaaataagcacgctggactcgtttcgtgggtgtaaaaaagaggcgattttatagatgtttggcggctcctagctcctataaaaaataattaatcaaaaaaataaaacgatagatgcaccccaatggtggatatccatagcatattaaaaaataatttctctagtgccataattgaggaagggagaagtatagtacgtttgtatggacaaggcgctgctgtccagccctcgaAGGCATTGAAAAATATCGCAGAAGATATAATATCGAGTGGGTTGGATCCTTATTGCAGAACGATATTCACAGATCTatcaccacatacatacatacaagcactcaatacaaatctatatataactcaatacaaacaaatataaaaatgaattcaacCTTAATTGATGTTCCCGTTTAATTTCTTCAGGAGATATCGCATAGAAATCAGGCGGCAGATCCATCCTGCTAGCGGCTTGCGATGGAGACAATACTTGCAGATTCCTATCTAATTCTAAAGTGATCGGTTCCGTTGTTTGTAGTGCGTCCACTATCAACTGCAAAgaagcaaatacatatgtacatacaagcaaATATCAAtagattacatttaaaatatacaatatgaatgAATCATTTCATACAGTTAAAGTATCCATCGAATCGGTAATATCCTTATCGAACACTAAATATTTTTCTTCACTAGTATTATCCGCATTCGGAATCGTCTGCTCTTTAAAACCAGCTCCTCTGAGTAATTCCAAAGCTCCATCAACGCCTTGTACCTTCTCGCAGAATATTCTGTTGAAAAATATCGATACGTTCACGCAAAAGTGTaacgatttaaattttcatcaaatGCAAACGAAAATATTACCTATTCGTCATGCGTATTTTGCGGTACTTCTCTTCGGTTGGATTTGAGATAATATTGTCTAAATATTTACACAGAATTTCTACACACGATTCGATCTAAAAACAAATCAACTTATTAGTCATCCTATTACACACGATGAATACACTATTTTTATCGTCGCACCTTTTCTCCGCCTTTATTACAAGACTTTATAATACAGCAAGCTATCAAATAATCAGCTATTTCGCCACTTTCAAGTTGCTCGTACAGTATCTTTCTGATTTTTTTCTTCCACTCATCTTTCGGTAATATCTCATTATCGTAGAAGCACCTGAAATATATAACATCACATTACAAATAAAACAGTACATCATTATCTTTCTTttatctattaattgtctatttacacatacaatataaaaataatagatttatctatttatttatattctagtGTTCAACCACAGTAGAAAATTTTGGTTAATAAATcagttaatttattatatgcatatgaatTTTAGCCGAAACAgagcaatgtacatatgtaggtactttcaCTAGTATAGTAACAGTACATATTGACTTACTTGAAATACACTCCGGTGACGGCAAGATGAGGTGATGCTTCTAATGAAACTTCTCGATTCGGCTGAGGAGCATCTACCGGAACATTTTCGGCTTCATTCTTTCTTTCTATCTCAAGTTCTTTCTTCACTTGAGCCTGAATAATAAGaagacatacataagtatatgtataatgaacattatattatgtatctaaattgtttaaaatttttactttgATCGCCGATATAGAAGTATTGAACGTTGGGTTGTCTCTTTTCTTCTCGTTGAGTCTCATCAGAGCTGCCTGTGCAGCGAGACGGCTTTCCTGCGAGAGATCTTTCCTCGGAAGTGGTTTGTATGCATTAGGGTTCGAAGCCGGTTTGGATGAAGACGATTCATCGTTGAGTTTGCGGCCGGGACCAGCTAGCTTAAATTTGGCGTCGGCTTTCTTTCTGGAGAAGAACTTTTTGATCTTTTCAGCCATTTTAAATTAGATTCGTGGCGTGTGCTCCTTCGGTAACTTCAATCTGGAAACGCTCTCTTTCAATTCTTGAATGGCTTTGGATGTCGCTGAAAAgaaaatcatacaaaaatacTAATTTCATCTCCTTTTATAAGAGAAAACGGTTTGAagttaattattataaagaaaGAACTTGCAGAAAGTGaatgttataaaatttgattgCATTCTAATCAGACTATCCTAATAAAGATGGGATTTGTAGGGAATTATAAATATCAAAGCTTACCGCAGATCAAGCGTAACTGGAAACCATTAAAACCAACCTTTTTCGAATCAAATatttgagcaacaaaaaatcaagaACAAAGAACGACCTCAACACGTGGCACGTTACCCCTCTACACCAGATTATGaacgtttttgaatatttaaatacccGCACAGCAGACGTGCTTCTAAATTTTTACTCAACCAATCATCAGTATACTCTGCAGCTCGGTAGAGTTCAATTCAACCAGCCACGTCGAACTCACGACACATAATGCCACGCGTTTACAAAACTTACACttgtactaaaaaataaatagcttCGCTAAAATTTTACCGACTTTTTATAGACACCAGAATCTCTCCAGTACACATACTTCCTCTACCAACAACCGGCAAcctggtttatttttattttattttattaattgaaaaatcaacagacaggatgtacatagatatgtataaaaaaaacaaatagtaaataaataatatatgtaacatccgagttcaataatagatttttacaaaaatgaaaaagataaatataaggaaaacaaattaaaaagtaaagaataaaggcatgacaaaatatgtagaacattgcataattaaactatagtattaaaatatttggaaaaggttataaaatagaatataagaagaaattgaaatttacaaatataaaacaaatgaaaaaggtaaatacaaaataaacaaatgaaaaggaaaagaatgaaagctataatatgattaaatagcacattacataactaaactaaagtataaaaatattggaaatattg
This window harbors:
- the glu gene encoding structural maintenance of chromosomes 4-like protein gluon translates to MMTSNKKTSDDDAMEVDIETELAQVAHSTPSVLKVSPVSRKSNVAPSKRNAANDDDEFDHLSDDEEGGIRVGDIYIPPAPKPTLSTENTGPRLIITKIVNHNFKSYAGTQVLGPFHKSFTAIIGPNGSGKSNVIDSMLFVFGYRASKIRSKKISVLLHSSNKFPHINSATVEVHFVQITDMEGENEYEILPNTELVVARSAFKDNSSFYMLNGKRVHFKEVAKVLKSHGIDLVHNRFLILQGEVEQIAMMKAKAQNEHETGMLEYLEDIVGTSRFKEPIEKLSVHVEDLSEARKEKLNRVRLVEAEKQKLEGPMKEAMEQLNILNNFTRAKNTLLQKYIHSTNKKVQLTLADKEKYQDSLKELDDNMTEVRSEKDEKNKFLTEKNKKYENLEKRKEELNDTFRKMKSKDVTLQTNTTEMSKRKKNIEGVLEQEKGKLINFEQIPEKSRRDIEECKQLMEKLSEEKETQEEDLKEFMKTMSSETKGLQEHKDKEQSRLIELTKIRDETKKNFKLAESELKIYMSTEESEKEKLADYKKSLEDAIYEVQDNKTKFNDITKILPKKEIALKEAKTTYATLKEDETKLSNKMRNLRNQVEESKNAFSANKHSNMMLDALMNQKRTGAIPGIFGRLGDLGAIDQKYDVAISTCCPTLDNLVVDTASTAQKCIEFLKANNLGRATFIAAEKQEHLRQYFNANTSFPENAPRLFDLVRVSDDRIKPVFYYALHDTLVANDIDQASRISFHGKRHRVVTLGGEVFEVVGTISGGGNTVIRGKIGSKVQIDDSVDPAVLQAQERELVSVGEKLNDMRAQIPELEQKISSLTRECSELKFQKDKLAIECKSLEERIPLLKTQIKEQTDKVKNCAVDLKHKSSMEKKTKDLELYFEKANLDCEKVEKIVNEIHEKIVSAGSGKYKKLQTGIDELVQRIDKVQKEITRLNVAIKTSERNGKKSTEKIDQMEKEISDLEEKLKKIKEEKKELTLDGAKIQKCLEEIEEQLSERNSEFGDLKEEITKLTKQENKLKSDRLEITSNIAKVEKAADDLKSKIPSWKRELASLLLETVDIPGQEPPSPLSQHTPEELDCFKVDELQSKVAIQEERLGDQKPNLQAILEYKAKEESYLQRANELEEITNKRNEARNIHDELRKKRHNEFLAGFNTITAKLKEMYQMITLGGDAELELVDSLDPFTEGIVFSVRPPNKSWKTISNLSGGEKTLSSLALVFALHYYKPTPLYVMDEIDAALDFKNVSIVANYIKERTKNAQFIIISLRYNMFELANRLVGIYKTNDCTKSVTIQNNPGLAVSNEANARST
- the Gint3 gene encoding GDI interacting protein 3 yields the protein MAEKIKKFFSRKKADAKFKLAGPGRKLNDESSSSKPASNPNAYKPLPRKDLSQESRLAAQAALMRLNEKKRDNPTFNTSISAIKAQVKKELEIERKNEAENVPVDAPQPNREVSLEASPHLAVTGVYFKCFYDNEILPKDEWKKKIRKILYEQLESGEIADYLIACCIIKSCNKGGEKIESCVEILCKYLDNIISNPTEEKYRKIRMTNRIFCEKVQGVDGALELLRGAGFKEQTIPNADNTSEEKYLVFDKDITDSMDTLTLIVDALQTTEPITLELDRNLQVLSPSQAASRMDLPPDFYAISPEEIKREHQLRTEAMEKSLMLRTKAMREKDELREFRKYRYAVLRIRFPDGILLQGTFSVYEKLAEVYSFVSENLEHEGLPFVLISPGGNKLSLDDDSDRTLIDLRLVPATMLIFAWDPSVAEEIDKSEQRDVYLKPEVMILMPQA